From the genome of Macaca thibetana thibetana isolate TM-01 chromosome 8, ASM2454274v1, whole genome shotgun sequence:
TGGATGTCAGCTTTAACACAGCTAAGATGTGAGAGTTTTGACGCGCTTAGGCCAAAGCTTATGTAAACTGAAACAGTCAGGTATGCTTGTTACATAATGATAGCAGGGATTGTAAACTGTTGCTTCATGATATTTTTCAGAGTTACATGTTAAAGTCGGCTACTGGTTATCTTCTTGGCCAGGCTATACTCAGAGCCATAATTCTgttctggtttgtttttatttttgttttaaatgaacatGCGAGATAACTTTTTATGAAGAGCAACAAAGGGTCATTGTCACGACACACATTTGAGAGGAGAGAGTTACACAGAAATGGCCGGTACAGCGGAGTACTGTACTATGTTTCCCTTTTCTCAAGCCATTACCATCCAGCTATCATGCCATGATGTTGGAACGTGACTGTAGCTTTCCAAGGGACTTAGTAGCATAACTGACAACCAAGCCACTCTACACTATTACAAATTTCTCTGCTTTTTGAAATGATCTGTGGCTTCTAATTAGAGTAAGCTCATGACCTATTTTGTTATTGCATGTGTATTGATTAGTTCTAGGCTCTATCtagctattttacttttttctctccttttgacattttatttgaaaattttttattgtggaaatttttaaacataactaATAACTAGAGAAATTAGGATTATGAACCTTACATGTCATTCAGCTTGTTAAATTACAAGTATATTGCCAGTCTTATTACATCTATTTTTCCCCCAGCTTACCTCACAGCCCCCaccagattattttaaattaagtaacaGATAAtcttatttcatctgtaaatagtTCGATATTTGTCTCTTAGAggtaaaagaatttttaaagcctCCATAACACAtcacacctttaaaaaaattatcagtaatTCCTTATTATAGACATACTTTGGAGATACTGTGGGTTTGGTTCCACTGCAGTAAAGCAAGTTACACAAATTTTGGGGTTTCACGGTGCCTATAAAAGTTATGTTCACACTGTActctatagtctattaagtgtgcagtaatagtattatgtttaaaaaagcagTGGGCATAACTTAAAAATActtcactgcaaaaaaaaaaaatgctagtgaTCATCTCAGCCTTCAGCAAGTTACAGTTCTTTTGCTGGTGGAGGATTTGCCTCCATGTTGATGGCTGCAGACTGAAatgggtggtggttgctgaagtttGAGGTAGCTGCGGCAGtgtcttaaaataagacaacagtgaagtgTGCTGCATCGATTGACTCTTTCATGGGAGATTTCTTTGTAGCATATAATGCTACTCGATAACATTTTACCCacaatagaacttctttcaaaattggagccaATCATCTGAAACCCTaccactgctttatcaaccaagtttatgaaatattctaaacCCTTTGTAGTTGTTTCAGCAATATTCACAGTATCTTCACTAAGAGTAGaattcatctcaagaaaccaatttctttgctcatccataagaattAACTCCTCATTTGTTAAAGTTTTATTCCAAGATTGCATCAATTTAGTTGCACCTTCAGGCTCCACTTGTAAGTCTAGTTCTCTTGCTTTTTCCACCATATCTGCAGTTACtgcctccactgaagtcttgaacccctcaaagtcatgcACCAgggttaaaattaatttcttccaAACTTTCTATTCCACTGAAACTTTCTCCGTATGAACACTAaggtagttttgttttcttattcatgTTCACTAGagtagtatttttaatttccttcaagaacttttcctttgcattcacaacttggctgttcgGTGCAAGAGGCCTAAGACAAGCATGTCTAAATCAGCTTTAGACATGCTTTCTTCACCAGGCTtagtcatttctagcttttgatttaaagtgagatacGTGTGACTCTTCGTTTTACTTGAACAAATAGTAGCCATTGTAGGGCTATTAATTGGCCTTATTTCAATTTGTTGTGTCTCAAGGAACAGGGAGGCCCAAGAAGAGGGAGAAACATTGCAGGGGGCAGGGTGAGCGGGAGGGcaggagcagtcagaacacacagaACATTTCTTAAGTTTGCCATATTATTTGGGCATCCTTTGTGGcacccaaaataattaaaatagtagcatcaaagatcactgggccaggtgtggtggctcacacctgtgatcccagtgctttggaaggctaaggtgggagaatcgcttgaggccgggagtttgagactagcctgggcaacatagtgagatcccacccccccatctctactaaaaaataagcaaaaaaatttaaaagatcacTAATCAAGATCAcagtaacagatataataataaaaagtttttaaatagcaTGAGAATTACCAaatatgacacagagacatgaagtaagCTTGTGCTGCtggaaaatggcaccaatagacttgctcaagGCAGTGTTACCACAAACCTTCGGTTTATTAAAAACTCAGCATCTGTGaaattcagtaaaaaaaaaagtgcagtaaaacaaggtatgcctatATGATATCTAGTCAGCATTCAAATGTCCCCAGTTGacatgttggcttttttttttttttttttttttttttttcccctctttccaGTTTGAGTTGAGGCTAAACAAAGTCTACAAACTGCATCTGGTTGATATAGCTTATGAGTCTCCTAAGAATCTATTATAGCTTTGcctccctcctctttttttttccttgccgtCTATTTTTTTGTACACACTTGGTCAGTTGTTTTGAGGTATTAATGTTCTGGATATGGCTGATAGTGTTTGGTTTTTAGCGttgtacactttttattttttagtatttttaaactatatgaGAGATTATTCTTTAttagaggaagaaactgagtctcagggaAGTCAGGGAACTTTCGAGTTTACACCGCCTGTAAGTTGCAGGGTCCTAATGAAAACCCATGCCTATCTAGCccatcatttctaattttttcctcTATACTTGGTTTAGTGACTTCTGCATATCACATTGTATTTGCTGATTATTGatgcttttcaaatttaaatacaaGTTAATTTCCAAATCACTTGCATTCTTGGATTATACTGGAATGTATgaagatattaaatattaaggCTTCTAAAACTTGGTgggttgtgtgtatatatgtgtatttttttttttatttttcttatagagagaattgggattttttttttcttataaacacAGTGAGACTTGAGACTAAAATGTATTTGACCTTCTTTTAAAGTGACATCGATGTGGCCCAGCAGTTCAGCTTGAATCAGAGTAGAGTGGAAGAGATAACCATGAGAGAAGAAGTTGGGAACATCAGcattttacaagaaaatgattttggtaaaagagaaacaaattactAGCCATTAGTTTATAATGTTATATTGTGCCGCTAATAGCAGTTTCAGAAGAAAACCAGACTATATTCACATTGACAGAAAGACTTAAAATTTCATGTAATGCATTTTCATCAAGAAAAGAATTTGGCTTTCTTACCAGTATATTAAGCATCATTTTCATATTTAGAGCTAATTGTTTACCTACTTCTCTCCCTATATACAATCATAGAACCTATATATTGATTTCTGCGAGGAGTCCCAATATTGAAGTAGTGATCACATTTAAACCAACCATTTTGGAATGGTTAGATTCCCTATTATACTTGCTATTCAAAAGCGGGTATTCAAAACTAGTAGCAAGCcatactcttttttaaaagacGGGGTCtgtgctgtgttacccaggctggagtgcagtggctcttcaCAGGCAGGATTATAGtacactacagcctcgaactcttggattcaagtgatcctcccacctcagcctcaagtagctgggactacaggcacatgccactgtacccagaaCCAGATTATTTTCTTGATGAAACACATTATAACAAGAAAGTTTAAGCTGTGACTATTAATGTAACTtaacatatgtacatatttagaGTTTAACATATTTTAGGATCATTTAAATCTAGATCTAAGGTTGAATTTGCTAGTCATGCCCAAGTATTGTAGCTGTGTGTAAttgagtcatttttaaaaatttagatgcTAAGATTTAAAGTTTAAACTagatattttaacatttgaaGATAAGACTTCAGAAAGCAAATGtgacataattataataaatcaTTAGCTGTTTTATCACAGTGCTATTTCTAATCTTTCTAAACTAATGACAAAATTTGTTTAGGTGATTTTGGAATGGATGATCGTGAGATAATGAGAGAAGGCAGTGCTTTTGAGGATGACGACATGTTAGTAAGCACTACTACTTCTAACCTCCTATTAGAGTCTGAACAGAGCACCAGCAATCTGAATGAGAAAATTAACCATTTAGAATATGAAGACCAATATAAGGATGATAATTTTGGAGAAGGAAATGATGGTGGAATATTAGGTATGTGAGAAAATGATGGTTACTCGAACATAAACAGAATTTCTTTATTGTAAAGTTTTGGAAGCAGTTGCTAATTCTGAGTCTTGAACAACTTTTAGATATATGTGAGTGAATTGTGATCAGTTGGTTCAGTAAGACATTTCGGTAAAATCAGCCTcttaaaatattataacaaaactTAAATATGCTTATCAGAATGCTGAGTTTTATTAGTACTTAAAACTGTTTGTGTTTGATAGCTgtgttaagtaaatattttttaaaatagataaatgaactagaaaatacaaatgaagaatgataatttttttatatactgagtgttttatacttttataaactACCTGGAGGAGAAACagataaaaattgaatatatgtttaaattttatcccttttaacataattttgtttttccattgatTGGCTATTGTGGTTTTggcatttcttttagaaattacaactaacttacattccctaTTTCAGATGACAAACTTATTAGTAATAATGATGGCGGTATCTTTGATGACCCCCCTGCCCTCTCTGAGGCAGGGGTGATGTTGCCAGAGCAACCTGCACATGACGATATGGATGAGGATGATAATGTATCAAGTAAGCATTTCATGTTCAGTGATTCTGGGGATGATTGTATGGCATCCAAAAAGATACTTACCATAGAAGATGACAAACTAGAAGTTACAGTTTTTAATGAATTACAAATATCTTTAAGTACAGCGCTTATGATTGATTACTGGTTCTGATTCTGTGTTTAATCTTGCGCCCCTCCCCATTTTTTGGCCAATTGAGTTACAAGTCTGGTGGGGCTTTCCCattaactagaaaaatattttttcttagtaataataggatttctttctatttcatgAAGAGATTTTTCTCCCACCATTTGTAGGATATATATTACATACCAAAGTTTTtgtgactgtatttttttttttttttttttttttttttttacagtgggTGGGCCTGATAGTCCTGATTCGGTGGATCCCGTTGAACCAATGCCAACCATGACTGATCAAACAACACTTGTTCCAAATGAGGAAGAAGCATTTGCATTGGAACCTATTGATATAACTGGTGAGCATATGAACCTTTAGATTTATACAGCATACAACATAAGGTCTTACTTCTGGTTTTTGCCTGTCTACTGATCTGCTACTGTTGTTTTAGATAACTAGGCTTCTtgcttttttctggttttttgccTGTCTACTGATATGCTACTGTTGCTTTCGTTAACTAGGCTTCTTGCTTTTATGTCACAGTCATCTGTCATAGTCTTCTATCGAATTATAATTTTGAGTATTTTGTAGAAAGTCTGTGCAAGTTGctgtgaaatataaaagtatagaACAAGCTTTCTGATAATGCGTATCTTAGTCTCCTGGGGTTCCCAAAATGTTAGCAGCTCACATGTGTAACAACTAGAAAACACTGGAAAAgcatttttcaataaattacaaTTCTAAATGCTGTACAGTTGGGCTACAAgctggaaaaaaactaaaagtattctttaaaaaaacaaaacaaaactggaggctggtgtggtggctcacacttgtaatccagtactttgggaggcccaaccAGGAaaaccacttgaggccaggagtttgagaccagcctgggcagtaaatATAGTAAGACCTGtctcttcaaaaagaaaattttttttttttatgtgctcTTAGAATTTGCCTTTTTCCGCACgttctgaaaaaagaaatctttttaaatttaaaaactggaaatgtcaaaaattctagaataagtaatttttttcttgtagtttttttAAGTAACATTGTAAGAcacattatttatatttgaggAGGGCTGCTTCTGAATGACAGACAGTTTGAGATAATGGGGATATAAAACTTAACAGTTTCTAGATGGTTTATGAGGACAGTAGGAAAGAATACTTGAAATCGATTACAGTGTAATTTAGACATAGTTTTTACCTTTAAGTAGGACAAGATTACCCTTTTGGGTTTCCCATTGATGAGggaaatgtacaattaagtaaaatatatactttattagaTAGTGAGATTAGAGAGAGACTCTCACTGTGTGTAACatctttttgtgtatatatatatatatttttaagtgttgaTCCAAAAACCTTTGGGGTATGTCTGACAGGGTGAAATTTTGAGGATTTTATTTAACCCCATGagcttttctgcattttaaaaaagtgagaCAATACCACCTACTTGTAAGTTTTAAGGATTAGAAATGACTCTTTTAAAATGTCTAGGATGGAGTTACAGTTCTATCTGACTGGGCCTGGGCTTGTTTCATTCTATCAAGCAGCTTCCACAACTGCCATATATGAATTAtaacttttctaataaaaataatagtatttgcAATCATTAAAGAAAACTCAGTCTGTGAGTTTGAGTGATGGGCCCtgtttcaaatgagaaaatgagccCAACTCTGAAGGGTATGATATGTTCATTGTTTGCAGTATAAAACTACATAGTCAAAAATGTATTGGACCTTacatcattttacttattttgtgcTAAAAGTCTATACTCATTCAGCaaatttttgttgaatgcctCTATTTTGTTCCAGCCTCTATTCTAAATGATGGTTGGAAAACATCAGTTAAAACATTCTATCCTTATGAAGTTTAACTTTTCTGCTCGAGTCTGTGTGTAGAAAAGCAGGGAATATAGTCAGGCCAGATCTTGTAACTGTGTGTTCCATGCTGGCCTCTCAGgaaaatgatcttattttttattatcattccagttaaagaaacaaaagccaagaggaagaggaagctcATTGTTGACAGTGTTAAAGAGTTGGATAGCAAGACAATTAGAGCACAACTTAGTGATTATTCTGATATTGTTACTACTTTGGATCTGGCACCACCCACCAAGAAATTGATGATGTGGAAAGAGACCGGAGGAgtagaaaaattgttttctttacctGCTCAGCCTTTGTGGAATAACAGACTACTGAAGGTAATACAGTTTGCAGAATTTTTACTTCATATACATTCTgagcatctaaaaaaaaagattctaaaaccTTTGAATCATTTTTGATTAAGTATTTTGCAACCGTATGGCAcgttttctcttttctgccttaAATCACAGTGTACTGGGCAtaactttatttgaaatatatggaTAAGTGACACCTGCATTTCTAAAAGATGTAAAatgaattttccttattttaaaaagccactgaCATGTTTAATAATATTTCTGTCTGTAATGAACTATTAGTTATATCGTCTTAGTGTGTTTTACATCTGAATTcttgaaatgttttctgaataaaaCATGAGTGGTTCTGCTTTTTCCACAGTAAAGAATTCTGGCTTCAggaggttttttggtttttttgtttgttgttccatttataggcTCTTTTCTGCTCACATTCCACAATATTCCAAAATAAGATTCACAGGTGTCTGGTGAATGAAGCAGTGCTGTTCGGCTACTATTCTGTCTGAAGTTGAAATATGCACAGAACCTATTGATTTTACTGTGTATTTAGAATATAGTAATATATTCTAAATCTAAAGTATCCCAGAGCAACAAAGTTGTGCTCTTTATTGTAAGCACtgtcatataattatttttaagaaggtCGTTAAACTGTTTATTCTTTGACTCAGTAATTTCATTATTAGAAATTTTTCCTAAGGAAGTAATTCAAAGTATGGAAAAGCTACTACCTCTGTTAATGTTGATTACATTCTTgttcacagttttaaaaagagagaagccTGACATTTTAAGAGTAGAGGAATGGttcaaaatgaaatatgtaaCCATTAAAAGTAGTTTAAATgagactgggagcagtggctcacgcctgtaatcccagcactttgggaggctgaggcgagtggatcacttgaggtcaggagttagagaccagcctggccaacatggtgaaatcccgtctgtactaaaaatataaaaattagccatgtgtggtggtacactgtaatcccagctacacaggaggctgaggcacaagaatcacttgaacccgggggtggaggttgcagtgagctgagattgtgccactgcactcgagcctgggcaacagagcgagactccgattcaaaaaataaaaataaaaaatagtttgaatGATAGCTAATAAGGTTACTATGTAAGTgaagaaaacacaatttaaagCTGTTTGGTATGAGACCAGTTAGGATGAGTTTTAGTTgatgaatatgaaaataaactgcAGGCAGATAAATGGAAAACCCTTAAGGTTGTGAGATAATGGATACAATTTTTTTAGTTTATCTAAAATGTCTGCAGTTATAATTTGAAAactcatttaaaatcattttcagatGGAATGAATTGTGAATATGATAAAAGCCATGCTAAATTATACACTTAGAATATACTTTTGGAAGATATAAATCAGTGGTGACTTTAGTTAGATTTATTTTAtcattgaaatttttctttttttttcttatagctcTTTACACGCTGTCTTACACCGCTTGTACCAGAAGACCttaggaaaaggaggaaaggaggagaggcaGATAATTTGGATGAATTCCTCAAAGAATTTGAAAATCCAGAGGTTCCTAGAGAGGACCAGCAACAGCAGCATCAGCAGCGTGATGTTATCGGTTTGTTCTGTTAGAATAGTTCCTTGATGAAGTTCACATGAGTATTTGGCTTAAAATTTACCTTTATACTGTCAGAGTGAAAGAAATGAGGAATCAAAGATATACTCAAATGTTTGGGCAGGGAAATACATTGGACCTGATTGCCTTATTTAAGTATGAAGCTTCCTGTATTTCCAGAGGTTTAAGGTTCAGAACTGGCAGGGGAGATAGTCTGCTAAAGAATTGTCCTACATCGTACTGGGGGTAGGACTTGTCCTTTTAAGATCCCCTTTACGTATATTGCTAAAAATTGACTAAACCTTTATGGAACTAAAATTTTATCTGGCCGTcttcattaaagaaaacattacatATGTCTTAGTgtactagttttaaaaaataaatggttcTATAATGTTCAAAACTGTATGACCTATGTTTTCTCTTCATATGACCAATTGCAGATGAGCCCATTATAGAAGAGCCAAGCCGCCTCCAGGAGTCAGTGATGGAGGCCAGCAGAACAAACATAGATGAGTCAGCTATGCCTCCACCACCGCCTCAGGGAGTTAAGCGAAAAGCTGGACAAATTGACCCAGAGCCTGTGATGCCTGTAAGTAAGCAAATCTATCCATTAAGTCATTTGAAGGTATTCATACAGCAGTAGCAAGTGGTGTTTAGGGAGGCCTTTTAAAGTATCTTGGTTTTGACAGAAAATGGTAAGGAATGAGTCCCGAGGAAGAAGAGCAACAGGATATAGATAGTCCACTCCTAATGGGAGGATTTGTTCTGGGAGTCTCTGCAGTCTTTCTGACTCTTTTTGAATAGTATTGCTTTAGAGTGCTCCAGAGTGAGCATCCTTGACTCTGAAGTTGGTTCTGATTTATTATTTGGCAAACATTCCTGCATACCTTCAGTACTAGGTAGTTTTAGGTCATCTTATTAAGTAATCAGAATAAACTTGTCAAATACCTGAGAAAATGTAAAGCATTATCTGTCTGCTTCATTCAAACTTTGACTACCATTAAGTTGGGCTAGGATAGGAAAGCTAAGCAATTATGAAGGAGGAAATAGTAGGGTTTGGTTTAGGGCTTTCCAATCTTAAGTCtatagaataaatgaatttgagCAAAGGGAGGCTTTTTGATAACCTTAGGCTTCTTGTTCAGCCTCCATCAAGAATACTCTGCCAATTTTAAGAACTAGTTTTCTGTGCCCTCTGGTGGTAAGAGTTGTCAGTAAGAGCATTTTTCTGTATTAGCTCAGGACTAGGAAGACAGTAATGAGTAGGTGACTTGCATAACCACCCTCCTCCTGGTAATTCTTTGGTTTCTTAAAGACTGGTTTTGATGTTCTTAACTCTTTTATATTAAgcctgagagaaaataaatataggaaGTGGACCCAGAAAAGCAGTGTCCTCACTCCTATTATTTGCTGCCGTGAGACATTCAAGACTCTCAGAGTGAAAGCTTatgatttttaagttaaaatataataACCTTACAGAAGCTTTAGTAGTTAAAAAACATTTGACTCCTAAAAAGTAAGTATGAAAATGAAACATGGTTTAAGATAACGGTCAGTTTCTTTTGTAAGCTACTTCAATGTAgttttataaaaaaatcaaaaaaaaatatatactataataaattTTTTCTTGTGGGGAAGTGTGGAGATATAATCTCAGTATTTTCAACTAGAAAACTTCAGCCACTgtgtatttgcatatttaaaataagctactttaaaaacatacatcTTAAATTGTCTTATTTGTATTGCTTTAAGCCTCAGCAGGTAGAGCAGATGGAAATACCACCTGTAGAGCTTCCCCCAGAAGAACCTCCAAATATCTGTCAGCTAATACCAGAGTTAGAACTTCTgccagaaaaagagaaggagaaagaaaaggaaaaagaagatgatGAAGAGGAAGAGGTAAACTAATTAATAATTTTCATTCCAGCTTTAGCAAAAGCCTCCAgccagcttttttatttttcatattgggGCTAACTTAATTGATGTTGAGCATCAGAgttatataaaaagaagaatataagCAAAATTTTACCAAATTCATAGTGGTATCGATCATCGTTAGGAACATCAAATTTTATGCTGTGCTGTAACTCATTGGCTCCCTTGTGGGCTGTTGAAGGACATGGAATTGCCCTTACGCTGATTTCTTGCCTGACTTCTAGACTGCTTGTAGCTGCTTTTACTATCTTGTGGTCAGTGGTCAATTCTTAACTGCTGTTATCATCTACTTATAACCTCTTCTGTATCTGTGGTGGCCTGGAAATCAGATAACTGTACATTTTCCACTtgtctgggttttgtttttgtttttcctttagttGAACCCCAGGGTAAAGCATAACTTTGCTAAAAACTTAGACTGAGTGAAGCCTtgaatgactttttctttttac
Proteins encoded in this window:
- the RAD21 gene encoding double-strand-break repair protein rad21 homolog gives rise to the protein MFYAHFVLSKRGPLAKIWLAAHWDKKLTKAHVFECNLESSVESIISPKVKMALRTSGHLLLGVVRIYHRKAKYLLADCNEAFIKIKMAFRPGVVDLPEENREAAYNAITLPEEFHDFDQPLPDLDDIDVAQQFSLNQSRVEEITMREEVGNISILQENDFGDFGMDDREIMREGSAFEDDDMLVSTTTSNLLLESEQSTSNLNEKINHLEYEDQYKDDNFGEGNDGGILDDKLISNNDGGIFDDPPALSEAGVMLPEQPAHDDMDEDDNVSMGGPDSPDSVDPVEPMPTMTDQTTLVPNEEEAFALEPIDITVKETKAKRKRKLIVDSVKELDSKTIRAQLSDYSDIVTTLDLAPPTKKLMMWKETGGVEKLFSLPAQPLWNNRLLKLFTRCLTPLVPEDLRKRRKGGEADNLDEFLKEFENPEVPREDQQQQHQQRDVIDEPIIEEPSRLQESVMEASRTNIDESAMPPPPPQGVKRKAGQIDPEPVMPPQQVEQMEIPPVELPPEEPPNICQLIPELELLPEKEKEKEKEKEDDEEEEDEDASGGDQDQEERRWNKRTQQMLHGLQRALAKTGAESISLLELCRNTNRKQAAAKFYSFLVLKKQQAIELTQEEPYSDIVATPGPRFHII